The genomic DNA ATCAACGGCGTGCTCGGCATGAACGGCCTGCTGCTCGGCACCCGGATGGACGACGAGCAGCGCCACTACGCGGGCACCGTCCAGGCGTCGGCACAGAACCTGCTGCGCCTGCTCGACGACTTCCTCGATCTGTCGAAGATCGAGGCCGGCCGGCTGGAGGCCGAGGCCGTGCCGTTCGACCTGCCCCGGTTGTGCGACGAGGTCGTGGCGCCGCTGGCTCCGCAGGCCTATCGGCAGGGACTCTGGCTCACCCTCCGCCTGGACGACGACGTGCCCCAGCACGTCGTCGGCGACCCGGTACGGCTGCGCCAGGTGCTCAGCAACCTGATCGGCAACGCGCTGAAGTTCACCGTGCAGGGCGGGGTCGACCTGGAGGTCGCGCTGGAGCCGGCCGAAGGGGAGGGGGCGGCCGGGGATGATCATGTCACGCTGCGGTTCGCCGTCACCGACACCGGGGTGGGCGTGGGGCCCGACGACAGGAGCCGGGTCTTCGAGGTCTTCCGCCAGGTGGACTCGCCTATCACCCGCCGTACCGGCGGCAGCGGGCTCGGCCTGGCCATCAGCCGGCAGCTCACCGAGCTGATGGGCGGCCGGATCGGGCTGGACAGCATGGAGGGGATCGGCAGCAGGTTCCACCTCACCCTGCCGGTGGACGTGCTGACCTGGTCCGCCCCCGCCTCCGCGGCGTTGCGCGGCCGGCGGGTCCTCGTCGCCGACACGCGGCAGGAGGACCGTGCGTCGGCCGGGCGGATCCTGGCCGGTGCGGGACTCGTCGCCGAGCAGGCGCAGGACGCGACGGCCGCGCTCGCGACGCTGCGGGCCGCCGCCGACGGCCACCCCTTCGACCTGGCCGTCGTCGACCTCGACATGAGTGCCGTCCCCGAGGCCGACGAGCCGGTCTCGCTCGCCGACGCCATCCTGTCCGACCCCCTGCTCCACGCCACGAACGTGGTCGTGCTGGTCACCCCGGGACGGACCGGATCGGCCTGGCCGGACGTGTCCGTCGCCCCCGACCGGATCGTGCAGTCGATGACCCGTCCGCTCAGCCGCCGCCGCCTGCTCGCCGCCGTCGAGAACACGCTGCCCACGGCCGACCGGGACGACGAGTCCGGCATGGCCGAAGTGGCGTCCAGGTCCGAGCCGGTACGGATCCTCGTCGCCGAGGACGACGAGGTGAGCCGCGAGGTCGCCAGGCTCGTCCTGCGTAAGGCCGGGCACCGGGTCGACGTGGTCGGTGACGGAGAGCAGGCGGTGCGGGCGGTCCTCGGTGGCGACTACGACCTGGTCTTCATGGACTGTCAGCTTCCCGTGCTCGACGGTCTGGCGGCGACGGTGGACATCAGGCGGCAGGAGCGGCCCGGCCGTACACCGATCATCGCGATGACCGCCGCCGCGATGCCGGACGACCGGGTCCGCTGCCTTGAGGCGGGGATGAACGCCCACCTCACCAAGCCGGTGGACTGGCAGCACGTGCTCGGCCAGATCCCGGTCTGGGTGAGCCCGGAGGTCCCGGCCGAGTTGGAGGGCCTGTCGCCGGAGGAGGTGGCGGACATCGCGCAGGCGTTCCTGTCCAGCGTGCCCGGCGTCCTTCGCGAGCTGCGGGAGGCGGTGGGCGCGGGGCGTCTCGAGCGGGCCGGGTCGCTCGCGCACCGCCTCAAGGGCAGTTGCGCGGCCGTCGGCGCGGTGCGGGCCGCCGAGCTGTGCCGGCATGTCGAAGAGGATCCCGCGATGAGTGCCGTGTCGGAGCTGGCGGCGGAACTGGAGCGGGTGTTCGACGAGATGACACGCCTAGCAAGCGGACAAGTGATGATTAACGGGGCATAGCATCACATTAAACACATTAGTAACATTGGCTATGTAACATCCCTTTGTCATCAATTGTGATATCCAGTGATGTTCGGCAAGAGGGAATGACGATGACGGCCTCCGATGAGCCCAGCCCCGCAGCGACCAGCAGTCCCAGTCCCACCGGTACGGACAATCCGTCTCCCACGGCGAGTCCGTCGCCTACGGATGACTCGTCTCCTACGCCGAGTCCGTCTCCCACGGGTGGCCCGTCTCCGAGCGCCTCGCCCGGCCCAGGTTCGCCCGAGACGCCGAGTGCCACGCCGACGCCCACCTACGGCCCGTATGTGCCCGTCCGCCCGGTCTCGCCCCCTTCGAGTGGGAATGCCTCGGCTGACCAGGTCATCATCGACTGGACGTCCATCCGAAAGCTGGCCAGGTTGTTCGATCAGACGGGCGATGCCATCGCGCTCGAGAGCGCCGTCGCCATGGACCTGGCGAGCACGCGGGGCCTCGTCGGCGACGACGAGGACGGCGTGGCGTTCGCCGAATGGTACGGCGAGGGCTTCCACGCCCTGTCGGCCGCCATCAGCGACATGGCGGAGGTGAGTTTCTCGGTGGCCGGAGGCCTGCGCGACTTCAGGAAGCTCTGGGACATGCTCGAAGGGAACATCATCGCGTCGCTCCCGTCGATCGCCGAGCTTTCCAGCCCCCCGATTCCCGAGTCTCCCCCTGCCAAGACGGGTGCCTGAGCCACGATGGGTGATGTCCGGACATGATGGATCCATTTCAGGCGCTCGCCTGGTTCGCGGGCGTGCGCGTGCCCGAGGCCGACACGTCCAACCTCCGAGCCCGCGCGCAGAGCCTGCGGGCCTTCGCGGACTCGATCGAGAAGATCGCCGGCCGTACGGGGGCGGGTGTCAGCACGGTGCGCAAGAGCAATGACAGCCGTACGGTCGACCGTTTCGCCGACCTCTGGCCGGACCAGCTCGCTCCTCGCTACTCCGTCATGGTGACGAACCTGAGGGAACTCGCCGATGGTTGCGATGAGTACGCCGAGATGGTGGACGAGCACCGCGAACAGCTCAAGATCATCGGTACTCAGCTCGCCGCCATGGCGTTCACCATGCTGTTCGGCTACCTGTACCCCTCCGCGAGGTTCATGGCGGAGGCGGCCATGAAATCGTTGGTGGCCAGGGCGAAGCTGGAGAAGACCATCTTTCAGAAAATCATCAAGATGGTCCTCGCCAAGCGGATCGGCAAGTATCAGGTGGGCACCTACCTCGTGCGCGAAGGGCTCGACGCGGTGTCCGACGCCGTCGTCTGGACCGTGGTGAAGACGGGCGTGCACGTGGCGTCCTCGGTCGCCAGCGGCCAGCCCGTCGGCTCGATCCCGGAGTACATGGCCAAGCACTTCGCCGCCGAGCTGGCCTACAACGGCGGCATCAAGGCGATGCGCGACGTGCGCAAGTTCATTCCGGCCACAAAGGTCACCGAGACGCTTCTCGGCAACGGTCACGCGGGCCGCTTCTTCCGGCGCACGGTGTCGGCCTCGTTGGTCTACAACGGTGTCACCGGATCGATATCCGACGAGGCGACGTTCCGGACCATGCTCGCGCACGCCCCGCGGGCCTTCATCCTCAAGCGGTGAGCGGTCAGCGGCGGTCGCTGCCCCATGACGGATCTATGAGGGGCTGGGTCAAGGCGGTCATCTGGTTCGTGACGTCCTCCTCGGCCTGCCTGACCGCCTCCAGGATCGTCTCGGCCAGCACCTCGGAGCCGAGCCGCATCGCGCGCGGATCGATTCGCAGCGTCGCGAGCGAGCCGGTGGCCAGGACCTCGACGGTGACCTGGCCGTTCGCTCCCTCGCCGCGTCCCCTGGTCTCCTCGATCTGACGCCTGACCTCCTCGAACCCGGCTGTCTCCGCCATGAACTGGGACAGTGCGCGGTCGATCTCCGGATCGCCTGTCTGCCAGGAATTATCCCCAGGTGTCGTCATTGGATTCCTTCTATCGCTTTACTGCTTTATGAGTGGTATGTCGAGCGTAGCGGCGCATCGACGACCATCTTGCCGCCCATGATCTCGGTGTCCGGCAGTGCGAGTCGTCCCTGACCCGGTAAGCGCCTCCTCGCCCAGCGGATGCGTGGCCACCGGGGGAGCCGCCCGCCCCCGTCGAGCACGCCCCGTTCCCGGTTCGCCGGAACGGGCCGAAACAGGTGAGAACCCGTCTCACGGTGTCCGCGAGGGCCTCGGTCAGGTGCCGACGTAGGCCGCGAGGTGCTCGCCGGTGAGGGTGGAGCGGGCGTCGACGAGGTCGGCGGGGGTGCCCTCGAAGACGATCCGGCCGCCGTCGTGGCCGGCGCCGGGACCGAGGTCGATGATCCAGTCGGCGTGCGCCATGACCGCCTGGTGGTGCTCGACGACGATGACCGACTTGCCGGAGTCGACGAGCCGGTCGAGCAGGCCGAGCAGCTGCTCGACGTCGGCGAGGTGCAGGCCGGCGGTCGGCTCGTCGAGGACGTAGACGCCGCCCTTCTCGGCCATGTGGGTGGCCAGCTTGAGCCGCTGCCGCTCGCCGCCGGACAGCGTGGTGAGCGGCTGGCCGAGGCTGAGGTAGCCGAGCCCGACGTCGGCGAGCCGGTCGAGGATGGCGTGCGCGGCCGGCGTGCGCGCCTCGCCGGCGCCGAAGAACTCCTTGGCCTCGGTCACCGACATCGCGAGCACCTCGCTGATGTCGCGGCCGCCGAGGTGGTGGTCCAGCACCGATGCCTGGAACCGCTTCCCCTCGCACTCCTCGCAGGTGGTGGCGACGCCGGCCATCATCGCCAGGTCGGTGTAGATGACACCGGCGCCGTTGCAGTTGGGGCAGGCACCCTCGGAGTTGGCGCTGAACAGCGCCGGCTTCACGCCGTTGGCCTTCGCGAACGCCTTGCGGATCGGGTCGAGCAGCCCGGTGTAGGTCGCCGGGTTGCTCCGTCGCGAGCCGCGGATCGCGCCCTGGCCGATCGACACCACATCCGCGCCGCGGGGGATCGACCCGTGCACGAGCGAGCTCTTGCCGGAGCCGGCGACGCCGGTGACGACGACGAGCACCCCGAGCGGGACATCGACGTCGACGTCACGCAGGTTGTGCGCCGTCGCGCCGCGGATCTCCAGCGTGCCGGTGGGCGTCCGCACCTTCTCCTTGAGGGCGGCCCGGTCGTCGAGATGGCGGCCGGTGACGGTGCCACTGGCCCGCAGCCCCTCGACGGTGCCCTCGAAACAGATGGTGCCGCCCGCCGTACCGGCGCCGGGGCCGAGGTCGACGACGTGGTCGGCGATCGCGATCGTCTCGGGCTTGTGCTCCACGACGAGCACCGTGTTGCCCTTGTCCCGCAGCCGCAGCAGCAGGCCGTTCATCCGCTGGATGTCATGGGGGTGCAGGCCGATGGTGGGTTCGTCGAAGACGTAGGTGACGTCGGTGAGCGCGGAGCCGAGGTGGCGGATCATCTTGACGCGCTGTGCCTCGCCACCCGACAACGTGCCCGACGGCCGGTCGAGCGAGAGGTAGCCCAGCCCGATCTCCACGAACGATTCGAGAGTCTGCCGCAGCGTGGTGAGCAGCGGCGCCACCGACGGCTCGTCGAGGCCGCGGACCCATTCGGCCAGGTCGCTGATCTGCATCGCGCAGGCGTCGGCGATGCCGATCCCCTTGATCTTGGAGGACCGGGCCGCCTCGCTGAGCCGGGTGCCGCCGCACTCGGGACAGGAGGTGAACGTCACCGCCCGCTCCACGAAGGCCCGGATGTGCGACTGCAGCGCCTCCTTGTCCTTGGACAGCATCGACTTCTGGATCTTCGGGACCAGGCCCTCGTACGTCAGGTTGATGCCTTCGACCTTGATCTTGGTCGGCTCCTTGTAGAGCAGGTCGTGGAGCTCGGCCTCGGTGTACTCGCGGATCGGCTTGCCGGGGTCGAAGAAGCCGCAGCCGCTGAAGATCCGGCCGTACCAGCCGTCCATGCTGTAGCCGGGGATCGTGAGCGCACCCTCGTTGAGCGACTTGGAGTCGTCGTAGAGCTGGGACAGGTCGATGTCGGTGACCCGGCCCATGCCCTCGCAGCGCGGGCACATGCCGCCGGTGACGTTGAAGTCGCGCCGCTCCTTCACACTCTTCCCGCCGCGCTCGAACGAGACCGCACCTGATCCGCTGATGGAGGCGACGTTGAAGGAGAAGGCCTGGGGCGAGCCGATGTGCGGTCGGCCGAGCCGGCTGAAGAGGATGCGCAGCATCGCGTTGACATCGGTGACGGTGCCGACCGTGGAGCGGGGGTTGGCCCCCATCCGCTCCTGGTCGACGATGATCGCGGTCGTCAGCCCTTCGAGGACGTCGACCTCGGGCCGTGCCAGCGTCGGCATGAAGCCCTGCACGAAGGCGCTGTACGTCTCGTTGATCAGCCGCTGCGACTCGGCGGCGATCGTGCCGAACACCAGAGAGCTCTTGCCCGAGCCGGAGACGCCGGTGAACACCGTCAGCCGGTGCTTCGGGATCTCGACGCTGACGTCCTTGAGGTTGTTCTCGCGCGCGCCCTGCACACGGATCAAGCGGACCACATCGCGGCTGTCGGCAATGTACGGCGCAGGCGACTGCGTATCTGTCCTCGTGGTCATGCTCAACGTGTCTCCATCTGTTACGCGGGCCGCCTTCACGTTCTCCGTCGGCGTCGCCTGACTCGATCTAACCAGCTTTGGATAGTACGTCTGGTTTTCGGTCGTCGACGTGGTCGCGGCTGTCCATGGCAGTCACGCTAGGCGCAGCCCGGTGACCGGCGCTTCTCGATTCCTGATCGGTCTGGCCACCTGTTTCGCCACGCCCGACGGCGTCCTCGCCATCGCGCACGCCGCCTGGCGCCGATGGCCGCCGGATGACCCCTGGCCCTGGGAACGGCCGTCGGCGCTGAGAACGATCATGAATTGCCGGGCCGGGGTGCTCGCGGCCGGGTGCCGCACCCTGGCCCGGCTCGACAGGGATGTTCCCGTGCGGATCGGGTGCGCCGGGAGCGGGCGGTCGATCCGGCCGGAGTCAGCCGGTGAGGCGGGTCAGTTCCCACGGGTCGTGGGCGCTGAAGACGCTGACCTGGTCGCCGTGGTCGCGCACCAGTTCCCGCAGCCGGGCGTGGGTGCCCAGGCGCAGGTCGTGGTGCACCTCCGAGGAGGTCTGGACGAAGTCGAGCATCGGGTGCGGGTGGGGGTCGGGCTGGATTTCGCGGTGGTAGTAGTAGGCGTCGCCCGCGTGCAGCAGCCAGCGGTCGCCGTCCCGGACGGCCACCCCGGTGTGGCCGTGGGTGTGGCCGCCCAGCGGGACCAGCAGGATGTCCGAGAGGCCCTGCGCGGTCACGGCGTCGAACCCGAACCACTGCTCGGCGGGCTGGGCGACGGTGTAGGTGACCCAGTGGGGGCCGTGCGCCCAGTGCGCCGGGCGGTAGCGGAAGCTGGGGGCCTCGGCCAGCGCGGCGTCGAGTTCGGCGGCCATGACGTGGACTTGGGCGTGGGGGAAGTCGGGCAGGCCACCGCAGTGGTCCACGTCCAGGTGGGTGACGATGACGTGCCGCACGTCGGCGGGGGAGTAGCCCAGGCGTTCGATCTGCCGGACGGCGGTCTCCTGCTCGTCGAGCACGGGCTGGGCCATCTCGACCCAGTCGGCGCCCAGGGTGCCTGCGGGGTCGCGCACATCGTCCAGGCCGAGACCGGTCTCGACCAGCACCAGGCCGTCGTTGTCGGTCTCGATCAGCAGGCAGTGGTTGACCGCGTGCGCGGGCGCCGGTCCGTCGTAGGTGGCCTCGATCTCTCGCACGGATCCGCAGTTGAGGTGGTGGATTCGCATGACGGCAGACTCCTTTAGAATACGAACGTTCGTCTGCTTTTGACGAACGATCGGTAGGTTATGCTCGGATCATGAGCCCGCGCAAGTCCGTCGTCGAAACGGCCGCCACCCGCACCCGCATCATCGAGTGCGCCCTGGCCGCGGCCTCGGCCGACGGCCTCGAAGGTGTCACGATCGGCCGCCTGGCCGGCGAGCTGGACATGAGCAAGGCCGGAGTGATCGGCCACTTCGGCACCAAGGAGGCCCTGCAACTGGCCGTCCTCGACGCCGCCGTCGACAGGTTCGTCCGGCGGGTGCCCGCGCAGGTGATGGGCGCGCAACCGGGCACC from Streptosporangium sp. NBC_01756 includes the following:
- a CDS encoding excinuclease ABC subunit UvrA translates to MTTRTDTQSPAPYIADSRDVVRLIRVQGARENNLKDVSVEIPKHRLTVFTGVSGSGKSSLVFGTIAAESQRLINETYSAFVQGFMPTLARPEVDVLEGLTTAIIVDQERMGANPRSTVGTVTDVNAMLRILFSRLGRPHIGSPQAFSFNVASISGSGAVSFERGGKSVKERRDFNVTGGMCPRCEGMGRVTDIDLSQLYDDSKSLNEGALTIPGYSMDGWYGRIFSGCGFFDPGKPIREYTEAELHDLLYKEPTKIKVEGINLTYEGLVPKIQKSMLSKDKEALQSHIRAFVERAVTFTSCPECGGTRLSEAARSSKIKGIGIADACAMQISDLAEWVRGLDEPSVAPLLTTLRQTLESFVEIGLGYLSLDRPSGTLSGGEAQRVKMIRHLGSALTDVTYVFDEPTIGLHPHDIQRMNGLLLRLRDKGNTVLVVEHKPETIAIADHVVDLGPGAGTAGGTICFEGTVEGLRASGTVTGRHLDDRAALKEKVRTPTGTLEIRGATAHNLRDVDVDVPLGVLVVVTGVAGSGKSSLVHGSIPRGADVVSIGQGAIRGSRRSNPATYTGLLDPIRKAFAKANGVKPALFSANSEGACPNCNGAGVIYTDLAMMAGVATTCEECEGKRFQASVLDHHLGGRDISEVLAMSVTEAKEFFGAGEARTPAAHAILDRLADVGLGYLSLGQPLTTLSGGERQRLKLATHMAEKGGVYVLDEPTAGLHLADVEQLLGLLDRLVDSGKSVIVVEHHQAVMAHADWIIDLGPGAGHDGGRIVFEGTPADLVDARSTLTGEHLAAYVGT
- a CDS encoding hybrid sensor histidine kinase/response regulator, with product MTRLKGLFAVTALWILLGMLPLALLTSSSITLSEQAVRSEVRDRVETTASVSRVVVEQQMGSLKQLVGAFAQRPEVRQAVISGESAARLALSGYLKELAHMRGGISGVIVIGPDGDMIGAEPPSGLPQDVSTTDWYLAVRSRGQAHVSQAYTPTMRGVSRAVAVAAPIPAADGGEPPGILAAVYSLDAIQDFASQAAEAQGIRLLITDQSGVLVADPGRKVYALTSLREDRRVDAALAGRSLFTGFDGTVLSASEPIPDIGWTVTAEVPTAEALASAATLRMRVLSVAALLAVLIVAGLVVQIRTTRGRRRAQATLARYAEALAAARDEAVSASVAKTEFLAKVSHEIRTPINGVLGMNGLLLGTRMDDEQRHYAGTVQASAQNLLRLLDDFLDLSKIEAGRLEAEAVPFDLPRLCDEVVAPLAPQAYRQGLWLTLRLDDDVPQHVVGDPVRLRQVLSNLIGNALKFTVQGGVDLEVALEPAEGEGAAGDDHVTLRFAVTDTGVGVGPDDRSRVFEVFRQVDSPITRRTGGSGLGLAISRQLTELMGGRIGLDSMEGIGSRFHLTLPVDVLTWSAPASAALRGRRVLVADTRQEDRASAGRILAGAGLVAEQAQDATAALATLRAAADGHPFDLAVVDLDMSAVPEADEPVSLADAILSDPLLHATNVVVLVTPGRTGSAWPDVSVAPDRIVQSMTRPLSRRRLLAAVENTLPTADRDDESGMAEVASRSEPVRILVAEDDEVSREVARLVLRKAGHRVDVVGDGEQAVRAVLGGDYDLVFMDCQLPVLDGLAATVDIRRQERPGRTPIIAMTAAAMPDDRVRCLEAGMNAHLTKPVDWQHVLGQIPVWVSPEVPAELEGLSPEEVADIAQAFLSSVPGVLRELREAVGAGRLERAGSLAHRLKGSCAAVGAVRAAELCRHVEEDPAMSAVSELAAELERVFDEMTRLASGQVMINGA
- a CDS encoding YbaB/EbfC family nucleoid-associated protein; its protein translation is MTTPGDNSWQTGDPEIDRALSQFMAETAGFEEVRRQIEETRGRGEGANGQVTVEVLATGSLATLRIDPRAMRLGSEVLAETILEAVRQAEEDVTNQMTALTQPLIDPSWGSDRR
- a CDS encoding MBL fold metallo-hydrolase, yielding MRIHHLNCGSVREIEATYDGPAPAHAVNHCLLIETDNDGLVLVETGLGLDDVRDPAGTLGADWVEMAQPVLDEQETAVRQIERLGYSPADVRHVIVTHLDVDHCGGLPDFPHAQVHVMAAELDAALAEAPSFRYRPAHWAHGPHWVTYTVAQPAEQWFGFDAVTAQGLSDILLVPLGGHTHGHTGVAVRDGDRWLLHAGDAYYYHREIQPDPHPHPMLDFVQTSSEVHHDLRLGTHARLRELVRDHGDQVSVFSAHDPWELTRLTG
- a CDS encoding WXG100-like domain-containing protein, producing MMDPFQALAWFAGVRVPEADTSNLRARAQSLRAFADSIEKIAGRTGAGVSTVRKSNDSRTVDRFADLWPDQLAPRYSVMVTNLRELADGCDEYAEMVDEHREQLKIIGTQLAAMAFTMLFGYLYPSARFMAEAAMKSLVARAKLEKTIFQKIIKMVLAKRIGKYQVGTYLVREGLDAVSDAVVWTVVKTGVHVASSVASGQPVGSIPEYMAKHFAAELAYNGGIKAMRDVRKFIPATKVTETLLGNGHAGRFFRRTVSASLVYNGVTGSISDEATFRTMLAHAPRAFILKR